The following proteins are encoded in a genomic region of Mustela erminea isolate mMusErm1 chromosome 3, mMusErm1.Pri, whole genome shotgun sequence:
- the FAM170A gene encoding protein FAM170A, giving the protein MKQRQKRKHLESEESPESAQQGGGVSKSQEDAPQLESTGVAKSWDTAVGEVSSASEYFSCVSSPRKLICAGLRRVPQDSPQPRSPLTQVQEQGETAAPSHRVSSSPSSYKTCVSSLHINKEEKGMKIYYMQVQMKKGVAVSWETSETSESLEKQPRIEEVTLPEDVQVGTPPSDVSTRNLLSDSEPSGEEKEHEERAESDSPPGSPAVEERPRAKTPDWLVTMEAGYRCMACCRVFSTLEVLQEHVQHGIREGFSCHVFHLTMAQLTGTVEAIGTCEEEKDEKGQEEQERQEEEKEKEDERPPQEDRSPKRPWSQCPGCAFHSPKDKNH; this is encoded by the exons GGGTCTCAAAGTCACAGGAGGATGCCCCTCAGCTTGAATCAACTGGGGTGGCCAAAAGTTGGGACACGGCGGTGGGGGAAGTGTCCTCTGCCTCTGAATACTTCTCCTGTGTCTCTTCTCCACGCAAGCTCATCTGTGCTG GACTCCGGCGAGTACCTCAAGACAGTCCCCAGCCTAGATCACCCCTAACCCAGGTTCAGGAACAAGGGGAGACTGCCGCCCCCTCACACCGAGTCTCTTCATCCCCTTCGTCCTATAAAACCTGTGTGTCCTCTCTGCACataaacaaagaggaaaagggCATGAAAATATACTACATGCAGGTACAAATGAAAAAGGGCGTGGCTGTCTCCTGGGAGACCTCAGAGACCTCGGAGTCACTAGAAAAGCAGCCAAGGATAGAAGAAGTGACCCTTCCCGAGGATGTGCAGGTAGGGACTCCCCCCTCTGACGTGTCCACCAGAAACCTGCTGTCTGACAGTGAGCCCAgcggggaggagaaggagcaCGAGGAACGGGCAGAGTCCGACAGCCCACCTGGGTCACCCGCGGTTGAGGAGAGACCCAGGGCCAAGACCCCCGACTGGCTGGTGACCATGGAGGCCGGTTACAGGTGCATGGCCTGCTGCCGGGTCTTCTCCACCCTGGAGGTCCTCCAGGAGCACGTGCAGCATGGCATCCGGGAAGGTTTCAGCTGCCACGTGTTTCACCTCACCATGGCCCAGCTGACAGGCACCGTAGAAGCCATAGGCACCTGTGAGGAGGAGAAGGATGAGAAGGggcaggaagagcaggagaggcaggaggaggaaaaggagaaggaggacgAGCGGCCCCCGCAGGAAGACCGCAGCCCAAAGCGACCTTGGAGCCAGTGCCCAGGCTGCGCGTTCCATTCTCCAAAGGACAAGAA CCACTGA